A single genomic interval of Acidobacteriota bacterium harbors:
- a CDS encoding ATP-binding protein, with translation MNRQKSGGPGILIRLSNLIVLQVLFIFAALGLILFYPDQEPEVRYNSALIREQIEQVCGQVAERLAGTEAPAAEGPEIVPLAEVTQGPSPISAAALYELRPDDPGQPRPLFHWESGSGSSADGSEATRALGTVDFRVLRYVAAQEDCYILTTTVTPMVSIHYCHIPGDAQSPRVLAAAVDYGVYYASPANERYAFFLLFLCSTLISLLTIYLIVRRLKRPMDRLIHGMEKTAQGELYCLVESDGDRELKRLTDAFNRMAQTLWSNHKALKDSADRLKKSNLSLIDSQIFLATLINSSPLSIIVSAPNGRVVLCNDRATGDFGFEGEQLVGRDITDLLHISSAEFTENLTTLNDRFGCEALCRRSDGTYFPAYVIVNPIQVSGNTPQGYLYITKDITASKDFQEMIIRLDRYCTRGEMAGDIAHEINNYLAILSGNLELLPLLLRKGDAEKIDKKLDLMKGTVDKIVRFANGLMDIPQDEARLEACSLNQIVENVVAFLKPQNRFDGIHLVTSLAPDLPLAHLDPAQVQQLLVNLLFNAADAVADGEGDREIRVTTSLQAGEKGNYGRVEVRDNGTGVPPEKVDSLFRDRFTTKRKGHGIGLITCRKIVEVHGGHIGYRFDNGAVFCFDTPLEARRGERLPEPSRKVPAATPGN, from the coding sequence GTGAACAGGCAGAAATCCGGGGGCCCGGGGATACTCATACGGCTCAGCAACCTGATTGTACTTCAGGTCCTATTCATCTTTGCAGCTCTGGGCCTGATCCTGTTTTATCCGGATCAAGAGCCTGAGGTACGCTACAATTCGGCGCTCATACGAGAACAAATAGAACAGGTCTGCGGCCAGGTGGCCGAGCGGCTGGCCGGTACCGAGGCGCCTGCGGCTGAGGGTCCGGAGATCGTTCCCCTGGCCGAGGTAACGCAGGGTCCGTCACCCATCTCGGCGGCGGCGCTCTATGAGTTGCGCCCGGACGACCCTGGTCAGCCCCGGCCGCTGTTTCACTGGGAGTCAGGATCAGGCTCGTCAGCGGACGGATCTGAGGCCACGCGGGCGCTCGGGACAGTGGATTTTCGGGTCCTCCGGTACGTCGCCGCCCAAGAGGACTGCTACATTCTCACCACCACCGTGACCCCTATGGTCTCGATTCACTACTGTCATATTCCCGGGGACGCTCAATCGCCGCGCGTACTGGCGGCAGCGGTGGATTATGGCGTGTACTATGCGTCTCCGGCCAACGAACGGTATGCGTTCTTCCTGCTGTTCTTGTGCTCCACGCTCATCTCGCTGCTGACCATATACCTGATAGTCAGGAGACTGAAGCGTCCGATGGACAGGCTGATTCACGGCATGGAGAAGACGGCGCAGGGCGAACTGTACTGCCTGGTGGAGAGCGACGGTGACCGTGAACTGAAGCGCCTGACGGACGCCTTCAACCGCATGGCCCAGACGCTGTGGAGCAATCACAAAGCGCTCAAGGATTCCGCCGATCGGCTGAAGAAGTCCAACCTGTCGCTGATCGATTCCCAGATTTTCCTGGCGACCCTTATCAACAGCTCGCCCCTGAGCATCATTGTCTCCGCTCCCAACGGCAGGGTGGTGCTGTGCAACGACCGGGCGACCGGCGATTTCGGTTTCGAGGGCGAGCAGTTGGTGGGGCGCGACATAACGGACCTGCTGCATATCTCCTCAGCGGAATTCACCGAGAACCTGACAACGCTCAACGACAGGTTCGGCTGCGAGGCCCTGTGCCGGCGGTCCGACGGTACGTACTTCCCCGCCTACGTGATCGTCAACCCGATACAGGTCAGTGGAAATACCCCCCAGGGGTATCTATACATTACCAAGGACATCACGGCGAGCAAGGATTTCCAGGAGATGATAATCAGGCTTGACCGGTACTGCACGCGCGGCGAGATGGCCGGTGACATTGCCCACGAAATCAACAACTACCTTGCGATTCTCTCCGGGAACCTTGAATTGCTCCCGCTGCTTCTTCGGAAAGGCGACGCGGAAAAGATCGACAAGAAACTTGACCTGATGAAAGGGACGGTAGACAAAATCGTTCGCTTTGCCAACGGACTCATGGATATCCCTCAGGACGAGGCCCGTCTCGAAGCCTGCAGCCTGAACCAGATCGTCGAGAATGTGGTGGCCTTCCTCAAGCCGCAAAACCGATTCGATGGCATTCATCTGGTCACGAGCCTGGCGCCGGATCTGCCGCTGGCGCACCTTGACCCGGCACAGGTGCAGCAACTGCTCGTGAACCTCCTGTTCAACGCCGCCGATGCCGTCGCCGACGGGGAGGGCGACAGGGAAATCCGCGTCACGACCTCGCTTCAGGCGGGAGAAAAAGGAAATTACGGCCGGGTCGAGGTCCGCGACAACGGGACGGGCGTACCGCCGGAAAAGGTTGACAGCCTGTTCCGGGATCGGTTTACGACCAAGCGAAAGGGTCATGGCATCGGACTGATAACCTGCCGCAAGATTGTTGAGGTCCACGGCGGCCACATCGGTTACAGGTTCGACAACGGCGCCGTGTTCTGCTTTGACACCCCTCTCGAAGCACGTCGGGGTGAAAGGCTGCCTGAGCCGTCGCGCAAGGTACCGGCTGCAACCCCCGGTAACTGA
- a CDS encoding ATP-binding protein: MTEPSARLQVAFDRHVALILTVAVAVAVLALTAMAIRKSRTDSFELLVEQGRAFTEALAEASSNAIAAETFYDQLLQKRYADLVTSLTEENLNLITGQDLLRFADAHDLYSVYIYDSSGQMILGTTARGLRPALPEFVDREVSQFFSGPQISFILLTDEEDSRTPMMHYYLQVNSQLDRVVVLACDALYYGEAVRQTGIGYLAQNMAREKGVEYIIYQSTEGIIFASRKPGDLLAIESDPFLLRALESDSILSRRFDFQGETLLELVRPFSTDRFPFGLFRVGLSLDRYYAVSRGLTIQLAVLAAALFCLLLVVILYLNSRHKRRELAREYTRIKSVTDKIFEQMRTGVAAVDGHGVLRLANDAFEQILGLTNVTGKAWSKVAPDERLYLDPFLAGPDQADETEITVQLGGEEKTLLVARSKIAATDADSASAVMVVYDITRLKEFEQVSARRERLSEMGDLAAGVAHEIRNPLNAISIAAQRLAAEFTPRENHDEYRTFTQTIRGETKRLNEIISRFLALSREEKKKTAQVRLDKFFAELGDLLRVEAARLKIELTFDVPPGLTLTADPDLLKQVFQNLFSNAKEAINGQPGRVAVEASRLDDQVRIVFSDSGPGIPEQMREKVFAPYFTTRETGTGLGLATVDRIVSEFGGTMKIAESRWGGAGVIITFPAAGSGA; encoded by the coding sequence ATGACTGAACCCTCTGCGCGACTGCAGGTGGCGTTCGATCGCCACGTGGCCTTGATCCTTACGGTGGCCGTGGCGGTGGCGGTGCTGGCGTTAACGGCGATGGCGATCCGCAAGAGCCGCACCGACAGCTTCGAACTGCTCGTGGAACAGGGGCGGGCGTTTACGGAGGCTCTGGCTGAGGCCTCCAGCAACGCCATTGCCGCCGAGACGTTCTATGACCAGCTGCTGCAGAAGCGGTACGCCGATCTGGTTACCTCTCTGACGGAAGAGAATCTCAATCTTATCACGGGGCAGGACCTGTTGCGTTTTGCCGACGCCCATGATCTGTACAGCGTTTACATATACGACAGCAGCGGCCAGATGATCCTCGGGACGACGGCGCGCGGACTTCGCCCGGCCCTGCCCGAGTTCGTGGACAGGGAGGTCAGCCAGTTTTTCTCCGGTCCGCAGATCAGTTTTATCCTGCTCACCGACGAGGAGGACAGCCGGACGCCGATGATGCACTACTACCTCCAGGTGAACAGCCAGCTCGACCGGGTGGTGGTGCTGGCCTGCGACGCTTTGTACTACGGGGAGGCCGTGCGGCAGACGGGCATAGGGTACCTGGCCCAGAACATGGCGCGGGAGAAGGGCGTAGAGTACATCATCTACCAGTCGACCGAGGGAATCATTTTCGCTTCGCGCAAACCCGGGGATCTGCTGGCTATCGAGTCCGACCCCTTCCTGTTACGGGCGCTCGAGAGCGATTCCATACTCAGCCGCCGGTTTGACTTTCAGGGGGAAACGCTGCTGGAGCTCGTCCGGCCCTTTTCGACAGATCGGTTTCCGTTCGGGCTGTTTCGGGTGGGACTTTCTCTGGACCGGTATTATGCCGTGTCGCGCGGGCTGACAATTCAGTTGGCCGTTCTGGCGGCCGCCCTCTTCTGCCTGCTGCTGGTGGTTATCCTGTATCTGAACAGCCGGCACAAGCGCCGGGAACTGGCCCGGGAGTATACGCGCATCAAGTCGGTGACCGACAAGATCTTTGAACAGATGCGCACGGGCGTGGCCGCCGTTGACGGTCACGGCGTGCTGCGTCTGGCCAACGACGCATTTGAACAGATACTTGGATTGACCAACGTCACGGGCAAAGCCTGGTCGAAAGTGGCGCCGGACGAACGCCTGTACCTGGACCCCTTCTTAGCCGGACCGGACCAGGCTGATGAGACCGAGATTACGGTGCAACTGGGCGGCGAGGAGAAAACGCTCCTCGTGGCGCGATCGAAGATCGCCGCAACGGATGCCGACAGTGCTTCGGCCGTGATGGTCGTTTATGACATAACGCGCCTGAAAGAGTTCGAACAGGTTTCGGCGCGGCGGGAACGGCTCTCCGAGATGGGGGATCTCGCGGCGGGGGTCGCCCATGAAATACGAAACCCGCTTAACGCCATCTCGATTGCCGCGCAGCGCCTGGCTGCCGAGTTTACGCCCCGGGAGAACCACGATGAATACCGCACCTTTACCCAGACGATCCGTGGCGAAACCAAGCGGCTCAACGAGATCATTTCCCGTTTCCTGGCCCTCTCCCGTGAGGAGAAGAAAAAGACCGCCCAGGTGCGGCTCGATAAATTCTTTGCCGAGTTGGGAGATCTGCTGCGGGTCGAGGCCGCAAGGCTGAAGATTGAATTGACGTTTGATGTTCCCCCGGGACTGACTCTCACGGCCGATCCTGATCTTCTGAAACAGGTCTTTCAGAACCTGTTCAGCAACGCCAAGGAAGCGATAAACGGACAGCCCGGACGGGTCGCGGTGGAGGCGTCACGCCTTGACGACCAGGTTCGCATTGTCTTCTCCGACAGCGGTCCCGGTATCCCGGAACAAATGCGTGAGAAAGTCTTTGCCCCGTACTTTACGACGAGGGAAACCGGCACGGGCCTCGGGTTGGCCACCGTGGATCGGATAGTGAGTGAATTCGGCGGCACCATGAAGATCGCCGAAAGTCGGTGGGGGGGCGCCGGCGTGATCATTACGTTTCCTGCGGCCGGGTCTGGAGCATAA
- a CDS encoding citrate (Si)-synthase, translated as MAQTLKEKLAIIIPKIRDERKSVLSEHRDKVISQVTVAQAIGGMRGVKGMVCDTSVVEPDLGLIIRGHPIMKIKERLPEEVFWLLLTGELPSADELKQFQEELKTHGEVPNYVWKVLKSMPKTSHPMAMLDTAILTMEHESAFRKRYTEGMTRTEYWEPTLDDAMTIIGTIHTIAAGVYRIRYKKGDLIEPSKKLDWGADYAKMLGLPTKKGETYEMMRLYLTLHSDHEGGNVSANTCHTVGSALSDPFYAVSAGLNGLAGPLHGLANQECLKWILETIDKFNGVPSEKQIRDYAWETLKSGKVIPGYGHAVLRVTDPRFAAFNEFGKKYLKADPVFQAVDRVFKVVPEVLKEHGKAANPWPNVDAGSGALLYHYGIKEFEYYTVLFSVSRSLGMLSQLVLNRALGTAITRPKSVSTVWIKSQVGQ; from the coding sequence ATGGCCCAGACGTTGAAAGAAAAGCTGGCCATCATTATCCCGAAAATCCGCGACGAGCGAAAGTCAGTGCTCTCGGAACACCGTGATAAGGTGATTTCGCAGGTCACGGTTGCTCAGGCGATCGGCGGCATGCGCGGCGTCAAGGGCATGGTGTGCGATACTTCCGTTGTTGAACCGGACCTCGGCCTGATAATCCGCGGCCATCCGATCATGAAAATCAAGGAACGGCTGCCCGAGGAGGTTTTCTGGCTGCTGCTTACAGGTGAGCTACCGTCGGCGGATGAGCTGAAGCAGTTCCAGGAGGAACTGAAGACGCACGGAGAAGTTCCCAATTACGTGTGGAAGGTCCTCAAATCAATGCCGAAGACCTCGCACCCGATGGCCATGCTCGATACGGCCATTCTGACCATGGAACACGAGTCGGCCTTCCGCAAACGCTATACCGAGGGGATGACCAGGACGGAATACTGGGAGCCGACGCTGGATGATGCCATGACGATCATCGGCACCATCCACACGATTGCGGCCGGTGTCTACCGCATTCGGTACAAGAAGGGCGACCTTATCGAGCCGTCCAAGAAGCTCGACTGGGGAGCCGACTACGCCAAGATGCTCGGGCTGCCGACCAAGAAGGGCGAGACCTACGAGATGATGCGGCTGTACCTGACGCTGCACTCCGACCATGAAGGCGGAAACGTATCAGCCAACACGTGCCACACGGTCGGTTCAGCGCTGTCCGACCCGTTCTACGCGGTGTCCGCCGGTCTGAACGGCCTGGCCGGTCCTTTGCACGGTCTGGCAAATCAGGAGTGCCTCAAGTGGATCCTGGAGACGATTGACAAGTTCAACGGCGTTCCGTCGGAGAAGCAGATTCGCGACTACGCCTGGGAAACGCTGAAATCAGGCAAAGTAATCCCCGGCTACGGCCACGCCGTGCTGCGCGTGACCGATCCCCGGTTTGCCGCCTTCAATGAATTCGGGAAGAAATACCTCAAGGCCGATCCCGTGTTCCAGGCCGTTGATCGCGTGTTCAAGGTGGTACCGGAAGTGCTCAAAGAGCACGGCAAGGCGGCCAACCCGTGGCCGAATGTCGATGCCGGTTCCGGTGCGCTTCTGTACCATTACGGCATCAAGGAATTCGAATACTACACGGTGCTGTTCTCGGTTTCACGGTCGCTTGGGATGCTCTCGCAGTTGGTGCTCAACCGCGCGCTCGGCACTGCCATAACGCGTCCGAAATCCGTAAGTACCGTCTGGATCAAGAGCCAGGTGGGGCAATAG
- a CDS encoding zinc ribbon domain-containing protein yields MPTYQYHCPACSHSFEEFQSITDDPIEVCPNCQGKTHRVISGGSGFLLKGSGFYATDYRSKQYRAEAAKDKPSSAASESASTGSSEKKPSDKPSARDS; encoded by the coding sequence ATGCCGACATACCAATACCACTGCCCTGCGTGCAGCCACTCATTTGAGGAATTTCAGTCCATTACGGACGATCCGATAGAGGTCTGCCCGAACTGCCAGGGCAAGACACACCGGGTAATCTCCGGGGGAAGCGGTTTCCTTTTGAAGGGTTCGGGATTCTACGCCACCGATTACCGCAGCAAGCAGTACCGAGCGGAGGCCGCCAAGGACAAACCGTCTTCAGCCGCTTCCGAGAGCGCATCGACCGGTTCCTCAGAGAAGAAACCGTCGGACAAACCCTCGGCGCGCGACTCCTGA
- the pta gene encoding phosphate acetyltransferase, with protein sequence MSAISTIKEKAKAKGRCVVLPEGTEPRMIQAAKKMVAEQMASVILLGNEKEIADLAGQYGLDLGKVRVIDPAKSPDYADYVAQFMEIRREKGITKEQAQSTMLQPLFFGAMLVRNDRADASVAGSVNTTGDVLRAAIQVIGLKKGISTVSSSFIMTLPEYRGVKDKVFVYGDCGVVPNPTAEQLASIAVSTAETMSNIIGEEPRVAMLSFSTKGSAKHEDVDKVLAALENLRRDHPELKVDGELQADAAIVPEVGRKKAPGSIIAGDANVLIFPDLDAGNIAYKLTQRLANATAAGPIIQGLAKPASDLSRGCTVDDIVDVCAIALLMKG encoded by the coding sequence ATGAGTGCCATATCGACAATAAAGGAAAAAGCAAAAGCAAAGGGGCGGTGTGTGGTTCTTCCGGAAGGAACCGAACCGCGCATGATCCAGGCCGCAAAGAAGATGGTGGCCGAGCAGATGGCCTCCGTTATTCTGCTGGGCAACGAGAAAGAGATTGCGGATTTGGCCGGCCAGTACGGCCTTGACCTGGGCAAAGTCCGGGTGATCGATCCGGCCAAGTCTCCCGACTACGCCGATTACGTCGCCCAGTTCATGGAAATCCGCCGGGAAAAGGGAATCACCAAGGAACAGGCCCAAAGCACCATGTTGCAGCCGCTCTTCTTCGGAGCCATGCTCGTGCGCAACGACAGAGCCGATGCCTCCGTGGCAGGCTCGGTCAATACGACGGGCGACGTTCTCCGGGCGGCCATCCAGGTGATCGGACTCAAGAAAGGTATCAGCACGGTTTCCAGTTCTTTCATCATGACTCTCCCCGAGTACCGAGGCGTAAAGGACAAGGTGTTCGTTTACGGCGACTGCGGGGTTGTTCCCAACCCGACCGCCGAGCAACTGGCGTCGATCGCCGTGTCGACGGCCGAAACAATGAGCAACATCATCGGCGAGGAACCACGGGTGGCCATGTTGTCGTTTTCAACCAAGGGCTCGGCCAAACATGAAGACGTCGACAAAGTCCTGGCGGCGCTGGAAAACCTCAGGCGGGACCACCCGGAACTCAAGGTTGACGGTGAGTTGCAGGCCGACGCCGCCATTGTCCCCGAGGTCGGGCGCAAGAAGGCTCCCGGCTCCATTATCGCCGGCGATGCCAATGTTTTGATATTCCCGGACCTCGACGCCGGAAACATCGCCTACAAGCTGACGCAGCGACTGGCCAACGCCACGGCCGCCGGACCGATCATCCAGGGACTGGCCAAGCCCGCCAGCGATCTCTCGCGCGGCTGCACGGTCGATGACATCGTCGACGTATGTGCTATCGCCTTGCTCATGAAAGGTTGA
- the prfB gene encoding peptide chain release factor 2 (programmed frameshift), which yields MIADLRSQLPELTEKLQKLRGIFDLDGRRKKIAKLEENTTQPGFWDDNQKAQAVLKEISQHKKWVEHVDRALGELSDVEELLGIVEEDSEETRELAASMKSVAAEVTRLEFAALLSGQDDHRDAIVTIHPGAGGTESQDWAEMLFRMYNRWAERKDFAIELMDYQPGDEAGLKSATLEIKGEYAFGFLRAESGVHRLVRISPFDANARRHTSFVSVHVYPVVEDNIEIDLKDEDIRVDTFRASGAGGQHVNKTSSAVRLTHVPTGTVVTCQSERSQHKNKDSAMTVLKARLYLLRREEEAKKREKFEKAKKKIEWGSQIRSYVFHPYNMVKDHRTSWETSNVQAVMDGDIDPFIEAYLSDPELRDQFV from the exons GTGATAGCGGATTTGAGAAGCCAACTACCCGAACTCACGGAGAAACTCCAGAAGTTA CGAGGTATCTTTGACCTCGACGGTCGCCGCAAGAAGATAGCCAAACTCGAGGAAAACACAACGCAACCGGGGTTCTGGGACGACAACCAGAAGGCCCAGGCGGTCCTCAAGGAAATCTCGCAGCACAAGAAATGGGTCGAACACGTGGACCGTGCACTGGGAGAACTGTCGGACGTCGAAGAGTTGCTGGGGATCGTCGAGGAGGATTCCGAAGAAACCCGGGAACTGGCGGCCTCTATGAAATCCGTTGCCGCTGAGGTCACCAGACTGGAATTTGCGGCTCTCCTGTCGGGACAGGACGATCACCGGGACGCGATTGTCACTATTCACCCGGGGGCCGGGGGGACGGAATCACAGGACTGGGCGGAAATGCTGTTTCGCATGTACAACCGCTGGGCGGAGCGGAAGGATTTTGCAATCGAGTTGATGGACTACCAGCCCGGTGACGAAGCGGGGCTCAAATCCGCCACCCTGGAGATCAAGGGCGAGTATGCGTTCGGATTCCTCAGGGCGGAATCGGGCGTGCACCGCCTGGTGCGCATATCCCCCTTTGACGCCAACGCCAGGCGGCACACCTCGTTTGTATCCGTACACGTCTACCCGGTCGTTGAGGACAACATCGAAATCGACCTGAAGGATGAGGACATCAGGGTGGACACGTTTCGGGCCTCGGGTGCCGGCGGTCAGCACGTGAACAAGACCTCGTCGGCCGTGCGCCTGACGCACGTTCCCACGGGCACCGTGGTCACCTGCCAGTCGGAGCGCAGCCAGCACAAGAACAAGGACTCCGCCATGACCGTCCTCAAAGCGCGCCTGTATCTGTTGCGCCGTGAAGAGGAAGCCAAAAAGCGGGAAAAATTCGAAAAGGCCAAAAAGAAAATCGAATGGGGATCGCAGATTCGTTCGTACGTCTTTCATCCATACAACATGGTCAAAGACCACCGTACGTCATGGGAGACGTCCAACGTACAGGCCGTGATGGATGGAGACATCGATCCCTTCATAGAAGCATACCTATCGGACCCGGAACTGAGAGATCAGTTCGTGTAG
- a CDS encoding MBL fold metallo-hydrolase, with translation MARRLETLVVGPFEVNCHLYWDPDSRQGIIIDPGAEGDRILDAVRAGEFEPRAILLTHGHADHIAAIRAVKERFDIPLYIGDGEQGLLADPNANLSALIADPVMAPEPNHLVTDDQVLSLGAMALRVLATPGHSPAGVCYLDETEGVLFCGDTLFAGSIGRTDLPGGSLKLLLESIGSKILSLPDGVICCPGHGPQTTVGAERVGNPFLVGGSFA, from the coding sequence GTGGCAAGAAGGCTTGAGACACTTGTGGTGGGGCCGTTCGAGGTGAACTGCCACCTGTACTGGGACCCGGACAGCCGCCAGGGAATCATCATCGACCCGGGCGCCGAGGGAGACCGGATTCTGGACGCAGTCCGGGCCGGTGAATTTGAACCGCGCGCGATACTCCTCACCCACGGTCACGCCGATCACATTGCCGCCATTCGCGCGGTCAAAGAACGCTTCGACATCCCCTTGTATATCGGAGACGGCGAGCAGGGGCTGCTGGCTGATCCCAACGCCAATCTCTCGGCTCTCATTGCCGACCCGGTCATGGCGCCCGAACCGAACCATCTCGTCACCGATGACCAGGTGCTGTCGCTGGGAGCGATGGCGCTGAGAGTCCTGGCTACGCCCGGTCATTCGCCCGCCGGTGTCTGCTACCTGGATGAAACGGAAGGCGTGCTGTTCTGCGGTGACACCCTCTTTGCAGGCTCCATCGGCCGCACGGACCTGCCCGGAGGGTCGCTCAAGCTCCTGCTGGAATCCATCGGCAGCAAGATCCTGTCACTTCCCGACGGCGTTATCTGTTGCCCCGGTCACGGGCCGCAGACCACGGTCGGCGCCGAACGGGTCGGAAATCCGTTTCTCGTGGGGGGATCATTTGCCTGA
- a CDS encoding histidinol-phosphatase HisJ family protein, whose amino-acid sequence MPDTPKIEPLHLQGLSDYHCHCDYSVDAVGTVDEYCDAAIRRGLAEICFTTHYDFNPRSDRQANFIVVRGDKRPTGPESLAPYVKDVRRAADRFLPEGLSVKLGVEFGWFPGCQEDVRAVIDRFSIEYALCGIHELDNICLCCRAHVERCFSRFSVEEAVEAYTAHVIQAAKSGLFDTIAHLDYVRRYGLDYYGPSLDSVFESRLPDIFGALRSSGTALEINTAGLRHGVKSYYPKMNVVNAATRSGVAVQYIGSDAHRPDQVGFDFDGAGALVAGSIGWCDDL is encoded by the coding sequence TTGCCTGACACGCCCAAAATCGAGCCGCTGCACCTGCAGGGCCTGTCGGACTACCATTGTCACTGCGATTACTCCGTCGATGCCGTGGGGACGGTGGACGAATACTGCGACGCGGCGATCCGGCGCGGTCTGGCCGAAATCTGCTTTACCACCCATTACGACTTCAATCCTCGATCGGACCGCCAGGCCAACTTCATCGTGGTCAGGGGAGACAAGCGGCCGACCGGTCCCGAAAGCCTGGCGCCTTACGTAAAGGACGTCCGTCGCGCGGCTGACCGGTTCCTGCCCGAAGGACTGTCGGTGAAACTCGGCGTGGAGTTCGGCTGGTTCCCGGGGTGCCAGGAAGACGTCCGTGCGGTCATAGATCGATTCTCTATCGAGTATGCCCTGTGCGGCATCCACGAGCTTGACAACATCTGTCTCTGTTGCCGCGCCCACGTTGAACGGTGTTTCAGCCGGTTCTCGGTGGAGGAGGCGGTTGAGGCGTACACCGCTCACGTAATTCAGGCCGCGAAAAGCGGGTTGTTTGACACCATTGCGCACCTGGATTATGTCAGACGATACGGGCTTGACTATTACGGGCCCTCACTGGACAGTGTTTTCGAGAGCCGCCTGCCCGACATTTTTGGCGCCCTGAGATCGAGCGGCACGGCGCTGGAGATCAACACGGCGGGCCTTCGTCATGGGGTTAAAAGTTACTACCCGAAGATGAACGTTGTCAACGCCGCCACGCGGTCCGGGGTCGCCGTGCAATATATTGGCTCCGATGCGCACCGCCCGGACCAGGTAGGTTTCGACTTTGACGGAGCCGGGGCGCTGGTGGCCGGTTCGATCGGCTGGTGCGACGATCTTTAA
- a CDS encoding DNA-3-methyladenine glycosylase — protein MPAKRNKKLRRSFYDRPTLEVAPDLLGMYIVYRSPGGIMSARIVEVEAYIGRDDPACHAAAGPTRRNRVMFGPPGFSYIYFIYGMYHCLNFVTEAEGFPAAVLLRAAEPCDGLETMLSNSGKRQVEGLLGGPGKFCRAFGLTRAQNGLDLTGDQLFLEDRGEARPTVARSPRVGVTRAARRQWRFQVAGPPKASGG, from the coding sequence ATGCCAGCCAAGCGCAACAAGAAACTCCGGAGGTCGTTTTACGATCGGCCAACCCTCGAGGTGGCGCCTGATCTATTGGGTATGTACATCGTGTACCGTTCACCGGGCGGCATCATGTCGGCGCGGATAGTCGAGGTGGAGGCGTACATTGGCCGGGACGATCCGGCCTGCCACGCAGCGGCGGGACCGACCCGGCGCAACCGGGTCATGTTCGGCCCACCGGGTTTCAGCTACATTTACTTCATTTACGGGATGTACCACTGCCTCAATTTCGTGACCGAGGCCGAAGGCTTTCCGGCGGCGGTGCTGCTTCGAGCCGCCGAACCCTGCGACGGGCTGGAGACAATGCTGAGCAACTCCGGCAAGCGGCAGGTGGAAGGGCTTCTGGGTGGTCCCGGTAAATTTTGCCGCGCCTTCGGCCTGACGCGGGCGCAAAATGGTCTGGACCTGACGGGGGATCAACTGTTTCTTGAAGATCGAGGCGAGGCCAGGCCGACTGTCGCCCGCTCACCCCGGGTGGGAGTAACCAGAGCTGCCAGGAGGCAGTGGCGCTTTCAAGTCGCAGGCCCACCGAAAGCATCCGGTGGCTGA
- a CDS encoding site-2 protease family protein: MFGQDFLHKALIGAPIILFSLTVHEFFHAWSAFRFGDTTARDQGRLTLNPLAHLDLTGVLVMVVSQFRFGWARPVPVNPLNLRNPRVANLWISAAGPLSNVGLAVIAGLVYRSVLVLDLALPPMFIEFLTTAVAINIILAFFNLVPLFPLDGSHILKSLVGYDVAARIERFDRFAPFVLILLVITGVLWIFLWPPVAVIISLILGQ, translated from the coding sequence ATGTTTGGACAGGATTTTCTTCACAAGGCCCTGATCGGCGCCCCGATAATTCTGTTTTCGCTGACCGTACACGAGTTCTTTCACGCCTGGTCAGCGTTCAGGTTCGGGGACACCACCGCTCGCGACCAGGGTCGGCTGACACTCAACCCGCTGGCCCATCTCGATCTGACCGGCGTGCTGGTCATGGTCGTGTCGCAATTCCGGTTCGGCTGGGCCCGGCCGGTGCCGGTTAACCCATTGAATTTGCGCAACCCGCGCGTGGCCAATCTCTGGATCTCGGCGGCGGGGCCGTTGTCCAACGTTGGGCTGGCCGTGATCGCGGGGTTGGTCTATCGCTCCGTCCTTGTGCTCGATCTGGCTCTGCCGCCCATGTTTATCGAGTTTCTTACTACGGCGGTGGCGATTAACATCATTCTGGCGTTTTTTAACCTGGTCCCGCTGTTTCCTCTGGACGGGTCTCACATTCTGAAGTCCCTGGTGGGGTACGATGTGGCCGCGAGGATAGAGCGATTCGACCGTTTCGCCCCCTTTGTGCTCATCCTGCTGGTCATCACGGGGGTGCTGTGGATATTTCTCTGGCCCCCGGTGGCTGTGATTATCAGTCTTATCCTGGGGCAGTGA